The following proteins are encoded in a genomic region of Micromonospora olivasterospora:
- a CDS encoding FtsK/SpoIIIE domain-containing protein, with protein MSTTTAAPSAGVPVGPGLSMFDPLFVGIDEFGQPVYITLPYRNLLAGGEPGGGKSGLLNTIAAHAALSVDSRLVLLDGKLVELGQWEDCADAFIGPDITAALDVLKRLQLVMNNRYAWLRAHGRRKVTALDGLSVITVLVDEIAFYSATIGTKQEQEEFVALLRDLVARGRAAGIPVVAATQRPSFDIIPTSLRDLFGYRAAFRCTTPNSSNIVLGHGWAEQGYSATDIQPTNQGAAYLIAEGGVPRRIKVAYLSDVQIAGIADYAAWVRRPTRLSATAGSRLDWGIAA; from the coding sequence ATGTCCACCACGACTGCTGCCCCGTCTGCCGGGGTTCCGGTGGGGCCTGGCCTGTCGATGTTCGACCCCCTGTTCGTCGGCATCGACGAGTTCGGCCAGCCCGTCTACATCACCCTTCCCTACCGCAACCTCCTCGCCGGCGGTGAACCCGGCGGAGGCAAGTCCGGCCTCCTCAACACCATCGCTGCCCACGCCGCTCTCTCCGTCGACTCCCGCCTCGTGCTGCTCGACGGCAAGCTCGTCGAGCTGGGGCAGTGGGAGGACTGCGCCGATGCGTTCATCGGCCCCGACATCACCGCCGCCCTCGATGTCCTCAAGCGGCTCCAACTAGTGATGAACAACCGCTACGCCTGGCTGCGCGCCCACGGGCGCCGCAAAGTGACCGCCCTCGACGGGCTCTCCGTCATCACCGTCCTGGTCGACGAGATCGCCTTCTACTCCGCCACCATCGGCACCAAGCAGGAACAAGAGGAGTTCGTCGCCCTCCTGCGCGACCTGGTCGCACGCGGGCGTGCCGCCGGCATCCCGGTGGTCGCCGCGACTCAGCGGCCGTCGTTCGACATCATCCCCACCAGCCTGCGGGACCTGTTCGGCTACCGGGCCGCGTTCCGCTGCACCACCCCCAACAGCTCGAACATCGTCCTCGGCCACGGCTGGGCCGAGCAGGGCTATTCGGCCACCGACATCCAGCCCACCAACCAAGGTGCCGCCTACCTCATTGCTGAGGGCGGCGTTCCTCGCCGCATCAAGGTGGCGTACCTGTCTGACGTCCAGATCGCCGGCATTGCCGACTACGCGGCCTGGGTCCGTCGCCCCACCCGCTTATCCGCCACGGCCGGTTCTCGGCTGGATTGGGGGATCGCGGCATGA
- a CDS encoding helix-turn-helix domain-containing protein, whose amino-acid sequence MRGIGQDLTVGERIAWYRRRRGMSQEVLAGIVGRTVDWLSKVENNRIDLDRLSVIRSVAGALDVSIGDLVGEPTLLDWNADSGTKTVSALRDALLNYRQLSPFIPGPVAEAPDVAQLRSEVTQVWDAYQASRYGYVVARLPQALAAGQAATQTYEGEDQEQSFALLALTYQAAAVLLTKLGEADLAWIAAERGFTAAQRSGDVVVMGSLFRSVTHTLLSTGRYREAKQLTTDAAAYMQPGLGEATPEYLSVYGTLFLAGSVAAARDEDRSAVRSFLNEADETARRLGHDANHLWTAFGPTNVAIHRVTTAMDLDDVQVAIDLGPRIDTTGLPVERQARHALETARALSAWNRTDEAMAVVLAAEQKAPEQIRHHAISRQLVQNWMRRGRGRPSYQLASLAQRVHVTA is encoded by the coding sequence ATGCGAGGCATTGGTCAGGATCTAACGGTCGGAGAGCGGATCGCGTGGTACCGCCGTCGTCGGGGCATGTCGCAGGAAGTCCTGGCGGGCATCGTCGGCCGTACTGTCGACTGGTTGAGCAAGGTTGAGAACAACCGGATTGACCTCGACCGGCTGTCCGTCATCCGCTCGGTAGCTGGCGCGTTGGACGTCAGCATCGGCGATCTCGTTGGGGAGCCGACCCTCCTCGATTGGAACGCCGACAGCGGGACGAAAACAGTCTCCGCTCTGCGGGATGCCCTGCTTAACTACCGGCAGCTCTCACCGTTCATTCCGGGCCCCGTCGCGGAGGCACCTGACGTAGCCCAGCTGCGTAGTGAGGTCACCCAGGTATGGGATGCGTACCAAGCCTCTCGGTACGGATACGTCGTCGCGCGGTTGCCGCAGGCGCTCGCCGCCGGACAGGCCGCGACCCAAACTTACGAGGGTGAGGACCAGGAGCAGTCGTTTGCACTGCTGGCGCTCACCTACCAGGCCGCCGCCGTCCTGCTTACCAAGCTCGGGGAAGCGGACCTCGCGTGGATTGCCGCCGAGAGGGGCTTCACAGCGGCCCAACGAAGCGGCGATGTGGTCGTCATGGGGTCGCTCTTCCGCTCAGTCACCCACACCTTGCTCTCAACAGGCCGATACCGTGAAGCGAAGCAGCTCACCACCGACGCGGCGGCATACATGCAGCCGGGTTTGGGCGAGGCGACGCCGGAGTACCTGTCGGTCTACGGCACGTTGTTCCTGGCCGGTTCCGTGGCCGCAGCACGCGACGAGGACCGCAGCGCCGTCCGATCGTTCCTCAATGAGGCGGACGAAACCGCACGGCGACTCGGCCACGACGCGAACCACCTCTGGACGGCATTCGGGCCAACCAACGTGGCTATCCACCGTGTGACGACTGCGATGGACCTGGACGACGTACAAGTTGCGATCGACCTCGGCCCCCGCATCGACACGACCGGCCTTCCTGTCGAACGGCAGGCACGCCACGCCCTCGAAACAGCGCGAGCACTCAGCGCGTGGAACAGGACAGATGAGGCTATGGCGGTAGTGCTCGCTGCTGAGCAGAAGGCGCCCGAGCAGATCCGACACCACGCGATCAGCAGGCAGCTCGTCCAAAACTGGATGCGCCGCGGTCGAGGCCGGCCCAGCTACCAACTCGCCAGCCTGGCGCAGCGCGTGCACGTGACGGCCTAG
- a CDS encoding NUDIX domain-containing protein — protein sequence MTSQASNARPQATPKVAAGALFVDEQERMMLVRPTYKSHWDIPGGYVEDGESPLSACGREVYEELGLRVAIGALLTVDWAPRPDEGDKMLFVFDGGTLTADQLAAVAFRDGEIAECAFVEDHQLDGLTIPRLARRLRASMQARKQARTAYLEDGVLPLTG from the coding sequence GTGACCAGCCAAGCCAGCAACGCGCGTCCGCAAGCTACTCCCAAGGTGGCGGCGGGCGCGCTGTTCGTTGATGAGCAAGAGCGGATGATGCTCGTCCGGCCGACCTACAAGTCACACTGGGACATCCCGGGCGGCTACGTCGAGGACGGCGAGAGCCCTCTGTCGGCCTGTGGCAGAGAGGTCTACGAGGAGCTGGGCCTGCGAGTCGCGATCGGCGCTCTCTTGACGGTTGACTGGGCTCCGAGGCCAGACGAGGGCGACAAGATGCTTTTCGTCTTCGATGGCGGCACGCTCACGGCTGACCAGCTCGCCGCCGTCGCCTTTCGGGATGGGGAAATCGCAGAGTGTGCGTTCGTGGAAGACCACCAGCTTGATGGCCTGACCATTCCCAGACTCGCTCGACGGCTACGAGCGAGCATGCAGGCCCGGAAGCAGGCCCGTACCGCCTACCTCGAAGACGGCGTCTTGCCCCTCACCGGCTGA
- a CDS encoding type II toxin-antitoxin system VapC family toxin, with protein MSLVVLDTDVASAILRGRLHDRLRARLAGKTLCITFVTLGELTKWAALRSWGPRKLADLAQWRSGVVLLPFDEAVATTWGQLQARAQHRGRPRPTNDSWIAACCLVDRLPLATFNGKDYADFAEYDGLRLFDVS; from the coding sequence GTGAGCCTGGTCGTCCTGGACACCGACGTAGCGTCGGCGATCCTCCGGGGGCGGCTGCATGACCGTCTCCGTGCCCGCCTGGCCGGTAAGACCCTCTGCATCACCTTCGTGACGCTCGGGGAGCTGACCAAGTGGGCCGCGCTGCGGAGCTGGGGGCCACGCAAGCTGGCTGATCTCGCCCAGTGGCGGTCCGGGGTCGTGTTGCTGCCCTTCGACGAGGCGGTGGCGACAACCTGGGGGCAACTCCAGGCACGGGCGCAGCATCGCGGGCGGCCCCGGCCGACGAATGACTCCTGGATTGCGGCGTGCTGCCTGGTCGACCGGCTACCGCTGGCGACGTTCAACGGCAAGGACTACGCCGACTTCGCCGAGTACGACGGCCTTCGCCTCTTCGACGTCTCCTAG